One Syngnathus acus chromosome 13, fSynAcu1.2, whole genome shotgun sequence genomic window carries:
- the LOC119132300 gene encoding uncharacterized membrane protein C3orf80: protein MPRPSGGGGRCTGTLFSACLLSVCQALRSCGEVQCADGQQCCTAIVAGNGSGAGGGGGGGGGGVGGSMVRCCKLPMHIFFDNVGWFTRKLSGILILLLLFAMGYFIQRIVCPRPRRHPHQDRGEEPSFFHGHASASQDSLLDRYPECNPVDFASPNLPAYDEVKYLPTYEESMQEMHRDRSDDNLLAEIETSGPGRGRAAGAEAGEHTLDVLEGSGGQQPSPRTSRNSV from the coding sequence ATGCCCCGTCCGAGCGGCGGAGGCGGCAGGTGCACCGGCACCCTTTTCTCGGCGTGCCTTCTCTCCGTGTGTCAAGCCCTGCGGAGCTGCGGGGAGGTTCAGTGCGCCGATGGCCAACAGTGCTGCACGGCAATCGTCGCCGGGAACGGGAGCGGCGCCggaggtggcggcggtggtggaggaggaggagtcggAGGCTCAATGGTTCGTTGCTGTAAGCTCCCGATGCACATCTTCTTCGACAACGTGGGCTGGTTCACGCGGAAGTTGTCGGGCATCCTTATTCTGTTGCTGCTCTTCGCCATGGGCTACTTCATCCAGCGGATTGTGTGCCCGAGACCGCGCCGCCACCCGCACCAGGACCGCGGGGAGGAGCCCTCGTTCTTCCACGGCCACGCGTCCGCCTCCCAAGACTCCCTGCTGGACCGCTACCCAGAGTGCAACCCGGTGGACTTCGCCTCGCCCAACTTGCCAGCCTACGACGAGGTCAAATATTTGCCCACGTACGAGGAGAGCATGCAGGAGATGCATCGGGACCGCTCCGACGACAACTTGTTGGCCGAAATCGAGACGAGCGGTCCGGGCAGAGGAAGGGCGGCCGGGGCGGAGGCTGGAGAGCACACACTGGATGTTCTGGAGGGGTCGGGAGGGCAGCAGCCCAGCCCAAGGACATCTCGGAACTCTGTCTGA